DNA sequence from the Halorussus limi genome:
GTGGTCGTCGCCGACGACCGGTCGGTCGCACTCGACGAGGAGTTTCGGGACGCGTGGCGCGCGGAGATGGAGACCCTTCGGGCGCGAGACGACGACGGACTCGCGGCCGCGCTCCGGGAAGCCGGACCCGACGGCGCGGTCGTGGACGTGGTGGAGTCCAACGGTTGGGCCGGCGACGACCGGCGTTGGTTCGTGGTCTCCGACGGGAGCGACGACCCCGCGAACGAGAGTTGGCTGACTCGGCCGGTCGCACTCGCGGAAGCCGCGGCGGTCCGGGCGCTGGCCGACGAGACCGACCTTCCCGCGACGCGCCGGGCACAGGCCGCCGCGCCGCTCCGGACGCTCCTGCAGGCGTGTCCGGTCTGCGACGGACCGGTCGAGGAGACCACCGAGACGGACTGCTGTGGAGGGCCGGGCGGGACGCGGCCCGACGCCCCCGACGACGTGCTGGCGTGTGCCGACTGCGGCGCGCGACTCTACACTTTCGAGTAGCGGCCGAAGAAGCGTGGCGTAGTTACCGCGCGGGCGGACTGTTCCGACCGATTCGGATTTCGTGGGCTTCGACGTCCTCCAGGGCGGCGACCTGTCCGCCGACCGTGACCACGCCGTCGTCGGTCTCTATCTTCATCCCGGCGACGCGCTCGCCCGCCTCGAACGAGAAGCCGACGACCTCGCCCTCCACGACGCGTGAGGAACCGGTCTCGATGTCCCGGCCCTCGATGGTGGCGTAGAAGTCGCCGTCGAGTTCCTGCAACTCCTTCACGCAGCGACGGATGGAGGCGTACCGGCGGGGGAACGGGCGGTCCTCGCCGTCGGTCGCGAGGGTGCGCTCGGCGGTGGTCCAGAGGACGGTGCCGAAGAACCCGGAGACGAGAAAGCCCAGCGCCGAACGGTTGAAGATGACGCCGTAGCGGTCCTCGTCGTCCCGCAGGGCGTCCTGCGTGGCGTAGATGGAGTACTCGCCGTCGGCGACCGCGATGACCGGCGTGGTGATGCCCCGGCGGGCGCGGGCGGTGGTCGCCACGTCGAGGTAGTCGAACTTCGCGGGGTCGGGCGCTTCCGAGGCGGGCGTGACCAGCAGTTCGACGCTGACGCCAGAATCGACGGCGGTGCTCAACTCGTCGCTGAACCGCTCCAGCAGGTCCGGGGTCAGCGAGAGCGCGATTTCGAACTCGGCCTCGGTGATGACCTCTTCGAGGTACCTGAGGATGGTCGAGCGCGACTTGACCAGCGAGACCGCCTCGGTCTCTCGGGCGGGCGCGGTGTAGCGGGCTTCGAGTTCCGAGACCATGTCCATCAGCGACGACTGGATGCCGGAGAAGGCCTCGTCGGGGTCCACCGCGATGACCTTCATCGGTCGGGACTCGCGGAGTTCGACCAGTCCGCGGTCGCTGAGGCTCCGAACCGTGTCGTACACTCGTGGCTGCGGGATGTCGGTCCGGTCGGCGATTTGGCTCGCGGTCAGGTCGCCGTGTTCGAGGACTGTGAGGTAAGCGTCGATTTCGTACTCGCCGAGGTCGAACCGGTCGCCGACCTTCTCCAACGTCGCGTAGAGGTCGTCTGAACTCATGTGAGAAGCCATACTCTCGAAGGGTAAATGATTTATCCGGTTTCGAGTAGCACCGGTTTCCGAAAACGAGTTTCATCCTCTGCGTAGTAACGGCGGTAATCCGGAGGAGCAGGTATTGGAACCTCAAAACGAGGGAGTGAACGAGTCTAGGGACGACGCAGCGAGTCGGCACGTCGTGAGTTCGTCCCGGCTTCGTTTATAAACCCTCGGAGCGGGAAGTAGACGAGGCGAGAATTGCGAGAAGGAGCTATGGTATACACCAGCAGACGACCGCGAGCGAGGAGGTAGCGCGGCGCTTCGCGCCGTGCGACGCGACGAGCGGACCAAGGAACCCTCGAAGAAGCGCCTTCGGCGCTTCTGAGGGGGTGACGCAGTGTTTTTGATCAACCTTTTCCTGCGCTCCGGGCCGCATGTGGCGGCCCTCCGCTGGCAAAAGGTTGTCTCACATGTACATCCGGTCCTCGGGGCCGCCCTCGTCTGCGCGCTCCGAGAGGCGTTCGGCGAGACCCTCGTAGTAGCCCTGTATCTCGGCGGCGAACTCCTCCAATGGTCCGGTGTCCACGTCGAGGTCGTAGACGCGTTGGGTCGCGTCGAGGAGTCGAATCGCGGCCTCCACGTCCGGGGCCTGCGCGTGGACCGGCGTCACGAGCGTCGCGGTCCGGAGGTCCGACTCCATGCCGCGGGCCACGAGTTCGGCGTTCACGCCGTCGAGGAACCCGCGACCCATCGCCGGAATCTCGACGTCGGCGAGTCGGCGGTCCCGGTAGTCGTCGGTGGCGACGTAGAACACCTCGTGCTCCTCGGGCGCGTGGGGAATCGTGACGCCGTTGAGGACCGTAACCTCCTCGATACCCTCGGCCTCAGTCCACTCCAACACGGCCTCGCCGAACTGTTGGGCGGCCCACGCCGGGACGAACAGTTCGCCGACGAGGACCGAGAGGCCCGCGCCTTCGTGGGAGAAGACGCGGGTGTGGTGGCGCGGTTGACCGTTCTCGAAGGGCGTGATGGCCGGGAGTTGGTCGGCCGTGATGTGGCCGACTTCCTCGAAATCCAAGTGGTCAACGAGGTAGTCCACCGCGGTCAGGCCCGCCAGCCCGGACTGAGAGAACCCGGCGACGAGAGTCTCTTGAAGGTCGTGAGCGTCGATTTCGAACGAAGTGCCTATCGAGCGCGGTTCTCTACTCATGGACACACGTACACGAAAGCGGTCCTTAGGTCTTTTCGGGGTCGCCCGGACGCTATTCAGTGCGGGGCCCTGTCCGGTGGCGAGAGTGTGGCGGTCCACCGAGGGGCCGCGAGCGACCTTCGCTCCGTCGGGCGAAAGCGTTTTGCCAACTCCGGGAAAGGTTGGAGTCATGGTCACGGTCGCCGAGGCTATC
Encoded proteins:
- the trmB gene encoding HTH-type sugar sensing transcriptional regulator TrmB, which translates into the protein MSSDDLYATLEKVGDRFDLGEYEIDAYLTVLEHGDLTASQIADRTDIPQPRVYDTVRSLSDRGLVELRESRPMKVIAVDPDEAFSGIQSSLMDMVSELEARYTAPARETEAVSLVKSRSTILRYLEEVITEAEFEIALSLTPDLLERFSDELSTAVDSGVSVELLVTPASEAPDPAKFDYLDVATTARARRGITTPVIAVADGEYSIYATQDALRDDEDRYGVIFNRSALGFLVSGFFGTVLWTTAERTLATDGEDRPFPRRYASIRRCVKELQELDGDFYATIEGRDIETGSSRVVEGEVVGFSFEAGERVAGMKIETDDGVVTVGGQVAALEDVEAHEIRIGRNSPPAR
- a CDS encoding proteasome assembly chaperone family protein, encoding MSREPRSIGTSFEIDAHDLQETLVAGFSQSGLAGLTAVDYLVDHLDFEEVGHITADQLPAITPFENGQPRHHTRVFSHEGAGLSVLVGELFVPAWAAQQFGEAVLEWTEAEGIEEVTVLNGVTIPHAPEEHEVFYVATDDYRDRRLADVEIPAMGRGFLDGVNAELVARGMESDLRTATLVTPVHAQAPDVEAAIRLLDATQRVYDLDVDTGPLEEFAAEIQGYYEGLAERLSERADEGGPEDRMYM